In a genomic window of Phaenicophaeus curvirostris isolate KB17595 unplaced genomic scaffold, BPBGC_Pcur_1.0 scaffold_51, whole genome shotgun sequence:
- the BRME1 gene encoding break repair meiotic recombinase recruitment factor 1, with protein sequence MGKRKGQRLPGGDGECHDPKTKRGSREGLEAPGDDSLDGTGPARSGDTDGKAAGAGVEDQEETSGTGMRSGNGNEEASAPEPNQAGERDSSPRAQDGREPGIGGGGELPEASVPVAASLLESPHRLDLAIREPEEGPVAATERDGSADEPDGEGEAGRETPADAPGGSAVPAPCREEGERRSDAGEIQESVSVVDAEEKGSGTGSGTASEPVAGAEQQESESEERPQAAGAVENAAESWHGSFVEASGTCAAAVEPEGDVGAAGGNASRRQAVREGDAASPEAAVGANPVVPNPDSAGGREGEGLAGHSQLPARSGEDVGKSSPGLAMPDPASGAESQDEACKAGSSPEPQPEQPPGATEPCADAGRSPAEATPGAEENSSEPPRPRSEEPAQPPAATDATDVVCGLILELSNLNRLAMSARRGLEALRRPKSRRSRWPATAHTGKRWKDT encoded by the exons ATGGGCAAACGCAAGGGCCAGCGGCTGCCAG GAGGAGACGGCGAATGCCACGATCCCAAAACGAAACGCGGTTCTCGGGAAGGTTTGGAGGCACCGGGAGACGATAGTTTGGATGGAACCGGCCCGGCTCGGAGCGGCGACACtgatggaaaagcagcaggagcaggggtgGAGGATCAGGAAGAGACGAGCGGCACCGGGATGAGGAG CGGGAACGGCAACGAGGAGGCATCGGCTCCCGAGCCAAACCAGGCGGGAGAGCGCGACTCCAGCCCCAGAGCCCAG GACGGAAGAGAGCCGGGCATCGGTGGAGGCGGCGAGTTACCGGAGGCGTCCGTCCCGGTGGCGGCATCGCTGCTGGAGTCGCCGCACCGGCTGGATTTGGCGATTCGGGAGCCTGAAGAGGGGCCGGTGGCGGCCACGGAGCGGGACGGAAGCGCCGATGAGCCGGACGGCGAGGGCGAGGCCGGCAGAGAGACCCCTGCGGATGCTCCAGGAGGGAGCGCGGTGCCGGCTCCTTGCCGGGAGGAGGGCGAGCGCCGAAGCGACGCCGGCGAAATCCAGGAATCCGTGTCGGTTGTAGACGCTGAAGAAAAGGGATCTGGCACGGGATCTGGCACCGCGTCCGAGCCCGTGGCTGGAGCCGAACAGCAGGAAAGCGAGAGCGAGGAGCGACCACAGGCAGCCGGCGCGGTGGAGAACGCAGCCGAATCCTGGCACGGCAGCTTCGTGGAGGCTTCGGGGACGTGCGCCGCAGCGGTGGAGCCGGAGGGAGACGTCGGCGCTGCCGGTGGGAACGCTTCTCGGCGGCAAGCAGTGAGGGAAGGGGACGCAGCCTCCCCTGAGGCCGCCGTGGGGGCGAATCCGGTGGTGCCGAATCCGGATTCGGCAGGTGGGAGGGAAGGCGAGGGTCTCGCGGGGCACTCGCAGCTCCCGGCTCGCTCCGGCGAGGACGTTGGGAAGAGCTCACCCGGCCTGGCGATGCCGGATCCCGCATCCGGCGCCGAGTCCCAGGACGAGGCCTGTAAGGCCGGGAGCAGCCCGGAGCCCCAGCCGGAGCAG CCCCCTGGAGCCACGGAGCCGTGTGCCGACGCCGGACGAAGCCCTGCGGAAGCGACACCGGGCGCCGAGGAGAACAGTTCAGAGCCGCCGCGGCCCAG GAGCGAGGAGCCGGCGCAGCCGCCGGCCGCCACGGACGCGACCGACGTGGTTTGCGGGCTCATCCTGGAGCTTTCCAACCTCAA CCGCCTGGCCATGAGCGCTCGCCGGGGCCTGGAGGCGCTGAGGAGGCCGAAATCGCGGAGGAGCCGGTGGCCGGCGACCGCACACACCGGGAAGAGGTGGAAGGATACGTAG
- the NANOS3 gene encoding nanos homolog 3 — protein MEPAPAFDMWHDYLGLAAVVAALPQGLRAEPPAPNSAAAPPAPSGCGFCKQNGEAREVYGSHALRDAAGRVLCPVLRSYVCPQCGATQERAHTRRFCPLTRSGYASVYGRAARGAGTRAPTALRK, from the coding sequence ATGGAGCCGGCGCCGGCCTTCGACATGTGGCACGATTACTTGGGGCTGGCGGCCGTGGTGGCCGCGTTGCCGCAGGGCCTCCGGGCCGAGCCGCCGGCACCGAACTCGGCAGCGGCGCCGCCGGCACCGTCGGGCTGCGGGTTCTGCAAGCAGAACGGGGAGGCGCGGGAGGTTTACGGCAGCCACGCGCTGCGGGACGCGGCCGGCCGGGTGCTGTGCCCGGTGCTGCGCAGCTACGTGTGCCCCCAGTGCGGCGCCACGCAGGAGCGAGCCCACACCCGACGCTTCTGCCCCCTCACCCGCAGCGGCTACGCCTCCGTCTACGGCCGCGCGGCTCGCGGCGCCGGCACGCGGGCTCCCACCGCCCTCCGCAAGTAG
- the LOC138733999 gene encoding uncharacterized protein, translated as MAPNPRATRLLAPIATPRPHGAFGTRRTDTFTPVPVRFARGSYLARGSRLARGSWNRTQTVVKEAPGLHEDPGSQEDPGSHKDRGLHDGLGLHEDRGLHEGHGLHEGLRGDLVSHEGLGLHEGLGFMWILSRTRMWVCTRIPFHTRVWVCTRVWVLRVDPTSHEAPCSHAVPFLHEGLDLHEGLGLHADPGSHEGLGFMRIPHNNLPLHEGPILHESLGLHADPISHKALGLREGLGLHEDLGLHKGLDLHVDPSSHEGLDLHKSLGLHEDLGLHEDLSLHEGLGLSADPVLHEDLGLHEGPGSHEGSDLHADPGSHEDPGLHEGLGLRPDPVSRQGLGLHEGPVSHEDLGLPEDLGLREGPVSHEGPVSHEGAPLPPQTPFPAPPSRWVRCCGAPPAPPRSCRPRGFLVMGFFSRLAQNHIARDFQRAPAPAAGGAGRGLWGGSEGFGGAIGVFGGL; from the coding sequence ATGGCACCGAATCCTCGTGCCACGAGGCTCCTGGCACCGATCGCGACACCGAGACCCCACGGGGCATTCGGCACACGCCGTACGGACACGTTCACGCCGGTCCCGGTGCGGTTTGCACGAGGGTCCTACCTTGCACGAGGGTCCCGGCTCGCACGAGGATCCTGGAATCGCACCCAGACAGTcgtgaaagaggctccaggttTGCACGAGGATCCTGGCTCGCAAGAGGATCCTGGCTCGCACAAGGATCGCGGCTTGCACGACGGTTTGGGTTTGCACGAGGATCGTGGCTTGCACGAGGGGCATGGCTTGCATGAGGGTTTGCGTGGGGATCTGGTTTCGCATGAGGGTTTGGGTTTGCACGAGGGTCTGGGTTTCATGTGGATCCTGTCTCGCACAAGGATGTGGGTTTGCACGCGGATTCCATTTCACACGAGGGTTTGGGTTTGCACGAGGGTCTGGGTTTTGCGCGTAGATCCCACCTCGCACGAGGCTCCCTGCTCGCACGCGGTTCCCTTCTTGCACGAGGGTTTGGATTTGCACGAGGGTTTGGGTTTGCACGCGGATCCCGGCTCACACGAGGGTCTGGGTTTCATGAGGATCCCGCACAACAATCTGCCTTTGCACGAGGGTCCCATCTTGCACGAGAGTCTGGGTTTGCACGCGGATCCCATCTCACACAAGGCTTTGGGTTTGCGTGAGGGTTTGGGTTTGCACGAGGATCTGGGTTTGCACAAGGGTTTGGATTTGCATGTGGATCCCAGCTCACACGAGGGTTTGGATTTGCACAAGAGTCTGGGTTTGCACGAGGATCTGGGTTTGCACGAGGATCTGAGTTTGCACGAGGGTTTGGGTTTGTCCGCAGATCCCGTCTTGCATGAGGATCTGGGTTTGCACGAGGGTCCTGGCTCGCACGAGGGTTCGGATTTGCACGCGGATCCTGGCTCGCACGAGGATCCGGGTTTGCACGAGGGTTTGGGTTTGCGCCCGGATCCCGTCTCGCGCCAGGGTTTGGGTTTGCACGAGGGCCCCGTCTCGCACGAGGATCTGGGTTTGCCTGAGGATCTCGGTTTGCGTGAGGGTCCCGTCTCGCACGAGGGCCCCGTCTCGCACGAGGGTGCCCCCCTACCCCCCCAAACTCCGTTTCCAGCCCCTCCCTCCAGGTGGGTTCGGTGCTGCggggccccccccgcccccccccgaaGCTGCCGCCCGCGGGGGTTCCTGgtgatgggatttttttctcgTTTGGCCCAAAATCACATTGCCAGGGATTTCCAACGGGCGCCGGCACCCGCAGccgggggggcagggagggggctttgggggggctcCGAGGGCTTTGGGGGGGCCATAGGGGTCTTTGGGGGTCTgtag